One window from the genome of Crassostrea angulata isolate pt1a10 chromosome 2, ASM2561291v2, whole genome shotgun sequence encodes:
- the LOC128171785 gene encoding D-beta-hydroxybutyrate dehydrogenase-like, with translation MELQGRTALVTGFAGAIGSVIAKSLANAGCDVIGVDKVKHDIVRMSIDEIKAESKRDLKYFQCDLLNKEDIRKVFQDLKSGDVDILVNAAGRVSINRVEDLSDDVWDEDIGVNLTAPFVLIKLVIGLMKEKGWGRIINISSSLGIKATGSISSYIASKTGLIGLTRAVAVECADKGVTCNAICPTVVDTPFITSFMEHQQTATGKSYEETKEAARQSHPTKQFTTPEQIADLVVFLCSPAGQNMTGTAIPIDGGVTIA, from the exons ATGGAACTTCAAGGCAGAACAGCACTTGTGACGGGCTTTGCTGGCGCCATTGGATCGGTGATTGCTAAATCTTTAGCGAACGCCGGATGTGACGTCATTGGGGTGGACAAAGTGAAACATGATATTGTACGGATGTCCATCGATGAAATAAAAGCAGA AAGTAAACGAGATCTTAAATACTTCCAATGCGACCTTTTAAACAAAGAAGACATCCGCAAGGTTTTCCAAGATCTGAAGTCTGGAGATGTTGACATTTTAGTTAATGCAGCAG GTCGAGTATCTATCAACAGGGTTGAAGATTTGTCTGATGATGTTTGGGATGAAGATATAGGCGTCAATTTGACTGCACCATTCGTATTGATAAAACTGGTTATTGgcttaatgaaagaaaaag gTTGGGGAAgaattataaacatttcttcAAGTTTGGGAATAAAGGCAACAGGAAGTATATCAAGTTATATTGCCTCTAAGACTGGTCTTATTGGACTCACGAGg GCAGTTGCTGTAGAGTGTGCAGATAAAGGCGTGACATGTAACGCCATCTGTCCTACGGTTGTGGACACACCAT TTATAACATCTTTTATGGAACACCAACAGACAGCTACGGGAAAGAGCTACGAGGAAACAAAG GAGGCGGCTAGACAGTCACACCCAACAAAACAGTTTACTACACCTGAACAG ATAGCTGACTTAGTGGTGTTCCTTTGTTCCCCAGCAGGTCAGAATATGACTGGGACAGCTATTCCTATAGATGGCGGAGTAACCATCGCCTAA